Proteins encoded in a region of the Oscillospiraceae bacterium genome:
- a CDS encoding V-type ATP synthase subunit F, which translates to MTGKIAVIGDRDSILAFNALGVTVFATFDEREASRKIAEFEKEHYAIIFITEPLAEKMEPVFAAYRNKTTPALILIPNNAGSTGKGLAAVKASVERAIGTDIFKQ; encoded by the coding sequence ATGACGGGAAAAATTGCAGTCATCGGCGATCGGGATTCGATTTTGGCGTTTAACGCGCTGGGCGTGACTGTGTTTGCCACTTTCGACGAGCGCGAGGCTTCTCGCAAGATCGCCGAATTCGAAAAAGAACATTATGCAATCATTTTTATCACCGAACCGCTGGCGGAGAAAATGGAACCCGTCTTCGCCGCCTACCGCAACAAGACGACTCCGGCGCTGATTTTGATCCCGAATAACGCGGGCAGCACCGGAAAAGGGCTTGCGGCGGTCAAGGCGAGCGTCGAGCGCGCCATCGGCACCGATATATTTAAGCAATAA
- a CDS encoding V-type ATPase subunit produces MSERYYYAVARTAELENKLLSRAKLEQLTEASDAPSALKALSGTVYAESADVLQKPEEFEGMLTAQTRAVLSYIREVCPDKALADLYLIAYDIFNLKVLLRCEKLGEDPARLMSALGIYEPPMLRDAFEDGDFSKYPHAVGEAVAAVRKALSAGSSVSVIDLTLDRAQYTAQSEYAKKCRNDFIRNYVRVSIDLANLRDFLRTRTGGRGAFYAVFIEGGTLPVEFFDDCFDSTDALSKKLGFTSYAGLSKSAGEGDLTAFERDCDDYLTETVRAGKKIAFGPELLMGYVAAKLTEIAQLRIILVGKINGMRPEVIRQRLRQLF; encoded by the coding sequence GTGAGCGAACGGTACTATTACGCGGTCGCAAGAACCGCGGAGTTGGAAAATAAACTGCTTTCACGGGCAAAGCTCGAACAGCTGACGGAAGCATCCGACGCGCCGTCGGCTCTTAAGGCGTTGTCCGGAACGGTCTATGCCGAGAGCGCCGATGTGCTGCAAAAGCCGGAGGAGTTCGAAGGCATGCTGACCGCGCAGACGCGGGCGGTGCTTTCGTACATCCGCGAGGTCTGCCCGGACAAGGCGCTGGCTGATCTGTACCTGATTGCTTATGATATCTTTAATTTGAAAGTGCTGCTGCGATGTGAAAAACTCGGCGAAGACCCGGCACGGTTGATGTCGGCACTCGGTATTTACGAGCCGCCGATGCTCAGAGACGCCTTTGAAGACGGCGATTTTTCTAAGTATCCGCATGCCGTCGGAGAAGCGGTCGCCGCAGTGCGAAAAGCCCTCTCGGCGGGTTCGTCGGTCAGCGTGATCGATTTGACCCTCGACCGGGCGCAGTATACCGCGCAGTCGGAATACGCCAAAAAGTGCCGCAATGATTTTATTAGAAACTATGTGCGTGTCAGCATCGATCTGGCCAACCTCCGTGATTTTTTGAGGACGCGCACCGGCGGCAGAGGCGCTTTCTACGCAGTGTTCATCGAGGGCGGAACCCTGCCCGTGGAGTTTTTTGACGACTGCTTCGACAGCACCGACGCGCTTTCGAAAAAGCTCGGCTTCACCTCGTATGCGGGACTATCCAAAAGCGCGGGTGAGGGGGATCTGACCGCGTTCGAGCGCGACTGCGACGACTATCTGACGGAAACAGTGCGCGCGGGCAAGAAGATCGCTTTCGGACCTGAGCTGCTTATGGGCTATGTGGCGGCCAAGCTGACCGAGATCGCCCAGCTGCGGATCATCCTTGTGGGCAAGATCAACGGGATGCGCCCCGAGGTTATCCGGCAGCGTCTGCGCCAACTGTTTTAG
- a CDS encoding V-type ATP synthase subunit E family protein has protein sequence MSGIESIKNKIEADGAAQSERMLAAAKVEAARIKRENEVKIAELKSQTDAKMTAVRAQKQRIAASNASLAVRKEMLAAKKELIDRVCDEAVKRIAAFNPAEYEKAILDLFAQCTIEGGEQIRLSENAKAKLGEGIIGKMNAALSGKKVILGTFTSEIADGFIVQGKNSRQVCTFEAALELDRDKIEAQIAKILF, from the coding sequence ATGAGCGGAATCGAGAGCATTAAGAATAAAATCGAGGCCGACGGCGCAGCCCAGAGCGAGCGTATGCTGGCTGCGGCAAAAGTCGAAGCGGCTCGCATCAAGCGGGAAAATGAAGTAAAAATCGCCGAGCTGAAGTCACAGACTGATGCCAAGATGACCGCCGTACGCGCCCAAAAACAACGAATCGCCGCGTCTAACGCCTCCCTTGCCGTGCGCAAAGAAATGCTGGCCGCGAAAAAAGAGCTGATCGACCGCGTCTGCGACGAGGCCGTCAAGCGGATTGCTGCATTCAACCCCGCTGAGTACGAAAAGGCGATTTTGGACTTGTTTGCGCAGTGCACGATCGAGGGCGGCGAACAGATTCGGTTGTCCGAAAACGCCAAAGCCAAACTCGGAGAAGGCATCATCGGCAAGATGAACGCCGCGCTTTCAGGCAAAAAAGTCATACTCGGCACATTCACTTCCGAGATTGCCGACGGATTTATCGTACAGGGCAAAAACAGTCGTCAGGTCTGCACTTTCGAGGCCGCGCTGGAGCTTGACCGCGATAAAATCGAGGCTCAAATTGCAAAAATCCTGTTTTGA
- a CDS encoding V-type ATP synthase subunit K, translating to MESIITTAASEPVFTGVVLAFIGSFIAAAIAGIGSALGVKIAGQAAAGVVTEDPKKFAKVLILQLLPGSQGLYGFIVAVLIWVKIGVFSGNLAALSLEQGMMFLLAGMPVGIVGLFSAIYQGKVGASGCALVAKRPESSSRAVTMAAIVETYALLALIASVLMWLGIKV from the coding sequence ATGGAAAGCATCATAACAACCGCGGCTTCCGAACCTGTATTCACCGGCGTTGTGCTGGCGTTCATCGGTTCGTTCATCGCGGCGGCAATCGCAGGAATCGGTTCGGCATTGGGCGTCAAAATTGCGGGCCAGGCGGCAGCAGGCGTTGTCACCGAGGACCCGAAAAAGTTTGCAAAAGTTTTGATTCTTCAGCTTCTGCCTGGTTCCCAAGGCCTTTACGGCTTCATCGTGGCGGTCTTGATCTGGGTCAAAATCGGCGTTTTCTCGGGCAATCTCGCAGCGCTCTCGTTGGAACAGGGCATGATGTTTCTACTGGCCGGTATGCCGGTCGGCATCGTCGGTCTGTTTTCGGCTATCTACCAAGGAAAAGTCGGCGCAAGCGGATGCGCTCTCGTCGCCAAACGTCCTGAGAGCAGCTCCAGAGCAGTTACAATGGCGGCGATCGTCGAGACATACGCGCTGCTGGCGTTGATCGCGTCGGTTCTGATGTGGCTCGGTATCAAGGTCTGA